The genome window agtttagaaCAGAAAATATGGTCATTCATTCCCATAATCCATTGCACGCCCGTTTATTTGTCCACTCTGTGTGGAGCAGATACGGAGACCTCATTGACTGAGACGGAGAGACGAGAGAATGCATGAGAGCGATAAAAAGCAGTTGCTTTGCGAGGTTTCTCTACCtggaaatacatgatctaagtgattgatagttggtattcagcagtcataaaagtatgccttatttacttagaaaaactactaaaatagtgattttgtcagacagcataggcagcagctctatagagatgagttgatgacttggaatgaaataataaagtcatcaaataaataTTTTATATGAGAAAGTAAATGATGGTTAATacgtgataagcagtaatgggcagtcactacccaaatgggacttttatcaatatttttattctgtgttgttacagcattcaacccacataatccATAGTGCATTCAATATCTACAAAAATTATTGAAATCAAAAACcgtgattattttttaaatatttgaatCGAAACCAAAtcaacctcaaaaagcactaatctctCAGCACTATTGGAAACAGTTACGTTCCTCTATCCTTTTTTACTACAAAGCAGGGAAATGTGTAATTTTCACATATGGTGATGCTGGAGATGAATATGAAGTTGTTACATTTCCCTTTAAGAACATACCTCATGGCCCCCTTGGGCAGGTAGCTTCCACTGCCCAGACTGCCCATCTCCTTAGTCAGGTAAAACTCATTGAACTTATGTTGTTGTGATTCCTGCTCTTCTTCCTCTTTTTGCTCCATACAGTTGGAGGAAGGGTAGGGAGTCGGGATGCGAAAGCTATTGTAAGACTTTCGTCTGCCTGGCCTCTTAGGTACACCAGCCTCAGTAAATCTCACACGGGACTTGGTGTTAGCCTTATCGTCTAACAGGCTGGTGAGTGACGCTGTGAGAGATCTCTGTGACAATTGAGAGGAGGCAGCATCTTGGATGCCCAGTAGTTCGTAAAGACCTGGGATGATGATCTGCATCAGCTTGTCCGATAAAAACTGGTCAATCCTCAGACACAAGCCGGCAAGCTGTTGTTTTGTCAGCTGTATTCCAGAAACAGAACTAGTGTTTTAAAATgttgcatagtgcatctttcaAAAGCTTATGAACAAGGTTAAACATTAGGCATAGTTTTCATGGTAATCTGATTAAATTGCCAGTAACATGATCTTACCGGGTCAAACATGCCCTCACGAATCCCCCTCCATTGCCTGAAAACAATGTTGttagaaatgttgtcatatcaggatgccttagaaatgttgtcatatcaggaggccttagaaatgttgtcatatcaggaggccttagaaatgttgtcatatcaggaggccttagaaatgttgtcatatcaggatgccttagaaatgttgtcatatcaggatgccttagaaatgttgtcatatcaggatgccttagaaatgttgtcgtatcaggatgccttagaaatgttgtcatatcaggatgccttagaaatgttgtcatatcaggatgccttagaaatgttgtcatatcaggatgccttagaaatgttgtcatatcaggatgccttagaaatgttgtcatatcaggatgccttagaaatgttgtcatatcaggatGCGTGgcagaattgtttttatttaaatatTTGCCTGACGGTGAAGTTATACTTGCTTTGTGTCAGTTGTTTTGGCAAAATTGCAATGTGACAACTTTTCTTGCACTGAACATTTTTTTCCAATGAATCAGTTTCTAATTTGATCCTATTTCCTTGAAGGAGTGATAGTACCAAAGAAAACAGAACATACTTCTCAGTTAGGTTTTGAAGGAAGTCCATAAGTGTCAGATCTTCCACACTGTTGAGCTTTCCCTCTTCTGTGGTTTCCGTCACTGAGGTTGCTCTGCTCCTGGCAGAATTGCTCTGTTCCTGGTAGAAATGTAATTATATTGCAAATAATCAACCTTAATATCAAACTTAATATACAACAAATATCATACTGAAATAATGATTAACTGTTAAAGAGTGGAGGAGCATTGGCAACGTTGGACCAATTAAACAACTGCAACACAGCAGAGATGGTTGTGGTACTTCAACATTTCCAATGATAGCATCACTATAACATTTTATTGAATTAATGTTGAAATATGAAATGACAGTCAACTCAAAAGGTCAACTTACCATCTCATTGACAGCTTCAGAGGGCAGGAGGTCATccaccacacagacaggcaggtctAGAGACTGGGACAAGGCTCTATGGTCATAACCAGGAGAGAATGGAAACAACATCAGAGCAATCCCAATGGCAGAAACTAACCACTGTCTTTATGTCAAAGACTCACATAGTAGTTAATACATGGCCACAAATAATGAGGGGTTCAAATAGATCTGCTGGGGACTTGACCCTACAAATGACTCCAAGAATGATGCCTAACCTGCCCCATAACAAGTTCTCTCTTATtagtctctctcttcatctccacaCAACAATCTAACTGGACAGAGTGTGAGTGGCCTTACCTGACTGTCTCAGTGTCAGAAACATCATAGAACAATAAGACTATGTCTCCCAGGGACGTCTCAGCTACAGCAGAGGGGGCAAAGTCCGGGATGATCTCTCAAGCTGAAACAAAGTGACTGTATGTGAACTGAACCatttcccactgggcaaaaactggttgaatcaacgttgattccacatcatttcaacccccAAAAAGCTATGTGATGATATTTAATCAACGTAGAAATcgaattggatttgcaaaaagtaatcaactTGAAAGGCATTTAGTCTTttcttcacccaacttttaacctaaatccagtgACATGGTGAAAAGTTTTGTTGATTTTACATTGAATTCATGTTAGTTAACAACAACCAAACTTTAAATCAAAACCAGACGttaaactgacgtctgtgcccagtgggttatgtTGATGGATCCGATCAATTACCTTAGTTCTGCTGGTATCATTAGCTGCATGAAAATACATCTGTGGAGTACAAATATTAGCTGCTTTCTGAAGGACAGCCAAGCTGATAGACAACATGGAACCTCCAGATAATTATGACATCATTGGAACACATGCACGTGTCACAAACACTTTGTCACTATAAAAAAGCAGTGTAGCAGTGCTGCCCAAGCTGGGGGGGTGGGACAATTTTATTAGGCTTTTATTCAGATTCACCAACAATGCTCTACTTGAAGTCAATGAGTAAACAAGCCTTAGCAATGTAgacacatcccactgggcacaccatgcCATTTCAACGTGGAaatttgggtaatatttggttgagatgttgatcaatgagatttgaACCTTTATTCATCCACTCAAAAAGATAATGAGAAGTTTGGGAATTaaacaatgtgttatcactatggttcaaccatctaaaagcacaaccaaattccaatggaaaaacaatgtctgatttCTGGTTTAtcatctaaatgtgttatcacAGTGCTttgaaccatttaaaagcacaacaaagttcaaatgggaatacaatgtcagatattttgtatttatacaacAACTTAAATGTGTTATCAATGTGCTTtatctaatagcacaaccaaatgacctggattgtagTTGAGAATACATTaaaagatgaagcaaagcagtgcgaccaaaaacaacacagagttacacatgtcaCTACCTTGAACATGCACACTTTGTCAaaatgtgttactcattttaaggttgaataaatactgttcCATTAGTTTGTAAGTTCGCCTAAAGTTCAGTCTATCTACTGTATTactaaagtaatattgaattgtgtttggttgacattgaaaccaaatatcaacatttgaaggagaagtatcttctgcttggatagttccttctgtgccactgacttagtatggctttaattccagtttgtctaaaaATTAATAATTTACATGttagattcacgtctccatctcaaccaaaaatctaagttaaagaacaggactaaattaaatcaaactttaaatgcactttaaatcaaGTTTGacttgatttagtcctattctttaacttagatttttggttgagatggagacgtgaatccaaaatGTTAATGATTAACTTGAAGATTcaatttgaaatcaaccaaagcttgaGACACTAGGCCTATACTGTATGCATTGTCTATTAGTTGAACTCTGGGTTGAATtcaaacaatagctgttgatgactttgcaaatgctatatAGGCTTTTACAAAGTATGGTTACATCTCATTTGCTTTGTCAAACCTGCCCCTTGGAATGACTTCAATATTAACActgaatatattttgttattaagAGATCTCTCAATAATAATTCTCACAATAGCATAttggtagtagtcagtgacaTATCAAAGCTAAGTAGGGCTGGGTGtagttaaaaccctggatggggttcgattccaggctgaggtgctgcccagcctgtttttttttcttctgaaaGTGTATATAATGTTGAAAATCTGATATTGTtacaaaggtacaaattcaacctACTTTAAATTAAGATGCTTGTGTTTCCAACTTCCCAAAGTTAGTAAACATCCAGAGTTTAGAGGTTGAAAACAGTGTAGGCCTATACCCCATTTTATCCActacccccctcccccacacacacactttacatttGACCAATATGTATGCAGCCCACCAGCCCTAAAGCACGAACATGTTTTTTTTCCTAGAAAATGAGGATTAAGAGAAGCAAAATTATCATTTTCGCTAGTTTCCTCTAAATAGGAGGGCAACATGACATTGACAAACCTTGTCATATCTGCTTTCACCGGGATTTAAAAACCCAGGCTTTCCTAAAATGTTTACCTCAGCCAGTCTAGAACCCAGGTGTGTCTGCAAAACACATGCACGCCTCCATAAGGTTCATGGGTTCCCTATTGTTTTATCCCAGTACAAGAGGGGCAACTGGATTCAGGATCAAACACAAGCAGTCTTTAAGGTATATCTTATTA of Salvelinus fontinalis isolate EN_2023a chromosome 12, ASM2944872v1, whole genome shotgun sequence contains these proteins:
- the LOC129867451 gene encoding uncharacterized protein LOC129867451 — translated: MEQSNSARSRATSVTETTEEGKLNSVEDLTLMDFLQNLTEKQWRGIREGMFDPLTKQQLAGLCLRIDQFLSDKLMQIIIPGLYELLGIQDAASSQLSQRSLTASLTSLLDDKANTKSRVRFTEAGVPKRPGRRKSYNSFRIPTPYPSSNCMEQKEEEEQESQQHKFNEFYLTKEMGSLGSGSYLPKGAMRYVLKGKCNNFIFISSITICENYTFPCFVVKKDRGT